From Calditrichota bacterium, one genomic window encodes:
- a CDS encoding T9SS type A sorting domain-containing protein yields the protein MRVLIISIFLLSPIMFFSQSLIYPKIPTDYIKDLHFINENEIIFINEYGSIYKSFDGGKSWERIVSFPYKSLTKIIFINETTGFIRINNHLLYTTDSGNNWEEQNITLDGTAYLPISEQLIFKSSETGDIFSLNNFFNKWTQIFTQPMFYDSVYYNTYFPYGHFIQFEKLLSGKILALGNNDIAYDYTILDDSLSVIIETNNFGASWDTLFLDLHDYLEKISFINDSIGWSKSHRAVYKSVDGGKNWSTQDISDYTIDDIATTADSTIFVLTGQSKFFVSENFGESWALKELGYSGKNQIEFYNKNKGFHFGNNLVKTENGGNSWDLIDSSYKSDIFDIDFLTLEIGFALGSKGLYKTETGGNKWEKVFSPEITNPQEVLQIKMLNAKKGWLITWEKLYRTIDGGETWIEVYLEEYAQRFKGFEFYDEYLGIIFNGTGRNYQEHPEEYHYITTNGGDTWNHISPQLDSLSGLPITFEKMQFTNPKHLWGKADNGLWVSNDTSKSWEHILDINFYNGCFNFYNSQVGIVSNHSREFQFTNDGGVSWKTVPKISFIRTLDCKFIGPSMQGWNRYIEVGENGKAHVYYINQDGSIRYSYEQFTSTSNNYNRLYVLTENDRPNVWAAGNGFSILYRKWELITDLNQEEIKPLDYSLGQNYPNPFNLITNILFSIKKPGLTSITIYNLLGERITTLFNEFKNIGSYKVSFDASFLSSGVYIYQIKSDIFTQSKKMILIK from the coding sequence ATGAGAGTACTAATAATAAGTATATTTTTATTGTCACCTATTATGTTTTTTAGTCAATCTCTTATTTATCCCAAAATCCCAACTGATTATATAAAAGACTTACATTTCATTAATGAAAATGAAATTATATTTATTAATGAGTATGGCAGTATTTATAAATCTTTTGATGGCGGTAAATCCTGGGAAAGAATTGTATCTTTCCCATATAAATCATTAACTAAAATTATTTTCATTAATGAGACAACTGGATTTATAAGAATCAATAATCATTTATTATATACTACAGATTCAGGCAATAATTGGGAAGAACAAAACATCACTTTGGATGGTACTGCATATTTACCTATATCAGAGCAACTAATTTTCAAAAGCTCAGAAACCGGCGATATATTTTCTTTAAATAATTTTTTTAATAAATGGACTCAAATTTTTACACAACCCATGTTTTATGATTCAGTTTATTATAATACATATTTTCCTTATGGCCATTTTATACAATTTGAAAAATTATTATCAGGCAAAATTTTAGCACTTGGAAATAATGATATAGCATACGATTATACTATCTTAGATGATTCTTTATCTGTAATCATAGAAACAAACAATTTTGGTGCTTCATGGGATACCCTTTTTCTGGATCTTCACGATTACTTGGAAAAAATATCATTTATTAATGATTCTATTGGTTGGAGTAAATCTCATAGAGCTGTTTATAAATCTGTTGATGGTGGAAAAAACTGGTCTACTCAAGATATAAGTGATTATACTATAGATGATATTGCTACAACAGCAGATAGTACCATATTTGTATTAACAGGCCAAAGTAAATTCTTTGTTTCGGAAAATTTTGGGGAGTCTTGGGCATTAAAAGAATTAGGATATTCCGGAAAAAATCAAATTGAATTTTATAATAAAAACAAGGGGTTCCATTTTGGAAATAATCTTGTTAAGACAGAAAATGGAGGTAATTCGTGGGATTTAATTGACTCATCATATAAATCAGATATTTTTGATATTGATTTTTTAACATTAGAAATTGGATTTGCATTAGGATCGAAAGGATTGTATAAAACTGAAACTGGTGGAAATAAATGGGAAAAAGTATTCTCACCTGAAATTACAAATCCTCAAGAAGTTTTACAGATTAAGATGTTAAATGCAAAAAAAGGGTGGTTAATTACTTGGGAAAAATTATATCGAACTATAGATGGTGGTGAAACTTGGATTGAAGTATACCTTGAAGAATATGCACAGAGGTTTAAAGGATTTGAATTTTATGATGAATATTTAGGAATTATATTTAATGGAACAGGAAGAAATTACCAAGAACACCCTGAAGAATACCATTATATAACTACAAATGGTGGAGATACCTGGAACCATATAAGTCCACAACTAGATTCACTAAGTGGCTTACCAATAACATTTGAAAAAATGCAATTTACAAATCCTAAACATCTATGGGGAAAAGCTGATAATGGTCTTTGGGTTTCAAATGATACATCTAAATCATGGGAACATATCTTGGATATAAATTTTTATAATGGCTGTTTTAACTTCTACAATTCACAAGTGGGCATTGTTTCAAACCATTCTCGTGAATTTCAGTTCACAAATGATGGTGGAGTTTCCTGGAAAACAGTACCAAAGATATCTTTTATTAGAACTCTTGATTGCAAATTTATTGGTCCTTCTATGCAAGGATGGAACAGATATATTGAAGTAGGCGAAAATGGCAAAGCTCATGTTTACTATATAAATCAAGATGGAAGCATTAGATACAGTTATGAGCAATTTACATCAACTTCAAATAATTATAATAGACTTTATGTGTTAACAGAAAACGATCGTCCAAATGTCTGGGCTGCAGGAAACGGTTTTTCAATTCTTTACCGTAAGTGGGAATTAATTACGGATTTAAATCAAGAAGAGATTAAGCCTTTAGATTATTCGTTAGGCCAAAACTATCCAAATCCATTTAACCTTATCACTAATATTTTATTTTCAATTAAAAAACCTGGATTAACTTCAATTACAATTTACAATTTGCTTGGAGAAAGAATAACCACACTTTTTAATGAATTCAAAAATATTGGTTCTTATAAAGTTTCATTTGATGCGTCTTTTTTATCGAGTGGTGTCTATATTTATCAAATAAAATCCGATATCTTTACTCAAAGTAAAAAAATGATTTTAATAAAATGA
- a CDS encoding DUF3738 domain-containing protein, with translation MIDLLNNSFNIFVRIEKRVSDVEVLILEKLWFQFRMKQYTNPGWPELMAKIFQLTKFVKYIDNFRSLLVIDKTSLLDKYDIDFKWTFADKKTLKTD, from the coding sequence ATGATTGATCTTTTGAATAATAGTTTTAACATTTTTGTAAGGATTGAAAAAAGGGTATCGGACGTTGAAGTTCTAATTTTGGAAAAATTATGGTTTCAGTTTCGGATGAAACAATATACAAATCCAGGGTGGCCAGAATTAATGGCAAAAATATTCCAATTAACCAAATTTGTAAAATACATAGATAATTTCAGAAGTCTCCTTGTTATTGATAAGACTAGCTTATTGGATAAGTACGATATAGATTTTAAATGGACTTTTGCTGATAAAAAAACATTGAAAACTGATTAG
- a CDS encoding MjaI family restriction endonuclease: MAYTGGPLNELNGKMGISAPHKSVPVMKLIRIHKPKSKNELVQLIKNHFDKTCECGVKSQGTIEDFGSKLFESQIKYWGEYRFTLKECIQWEYDLFITQSMKGNIVEKKARQFLTHKLSGYTIEEAEGFLDEELRIDLLIKKENITKCGIQVKPGTFNKIRSEVILFNKSANEKWGKPVYYLFYDDNEVFQNIDQVIKEIWKI, encoded by the coding sequence GTGGCTTACACAGGCGGACCTTTAAATGAGCTAAACGGGAAAATGGGTATTTCCGCGCCACATAAAAGCGTGCCTGTAATGAAGTTGATTAGAATTCACAAGCCAAAAAGTAAAAATGAATTGGTGCAGTTAATAAAAAATCATTTTGATAAAACATGCGAATGCGGTGTTAAAAGCCAGGGGACAATCGAGGATTTTGGAAGTAAACTGTTTGAGTCGCAAATCAAATATTGGGGAGAATATCGCTTCACATTAAAAGAATGCATTCAATGGGAATATGATTTGTTTATTACCCAATCGATGAAAGGAAATATTGTCGAAAAGAAAGCGCGACAATTTTTAACCCATAAATTATCCGGATATACAATCGAGGAAGCAGAAGGATTTTTGGATGAAGAGCTGCGAATCGATTTACTGATTAAAAAAGAAAATATCACGAAATGTGGGATACAAGTTAAACCCGGCACATTCAACAAAATCCGATCGGAAGTAATCTTATTTAATAAATCGGCAAATGAAAAATGGGGAAAGCCGGTCTATTATTTATTTTATGATGATAATGAGGTTTTTCAAAATATTGATCAGGTAATTAAAGAAATATGGAAAATATGA
- a CDS encoding T9SS type A sorting domain-containing protein, protein MRFLKPPPVLIMVFFLLTHISQAQDYPLQTIEEIQFVLNPQTDDQSFSLGDTIEVRGIVMSDVRGLVPNSSWSCFIVDPTFPTDPWQGLLIVQNDTTVSATQFGNISAGMICRFTGIVQEIETVTQLSLLTDPAIQVSIESVGAILPVPIELGTDELTNKTNGEQWEGQLVHIADATITNNSVSSNRAIIEDDSELPTFIDDQFRFFNRMFENATYNWPANGSTVEVTGFVQGLSDGYSVNPRDFNDFIAISTAPVISDVIRNPLVPNPDNNVLVTATITDNNSVASATLHYSLDWGAWNVVAMNSNESEWSAEIPKQDDESFLRYFVSAKDNEDFEAQFPADTSKATGTIFRYVIRKSGLPIADVQNTYGYGNDVSGYNTYNIILEGVVMSGPEHFAGYYIQDAAAAWSGIFVRGISTTYQIGDWIKVSGKVEEDFGLTKVLASSSELITEGFGVFEPMPQKTGDLATHGALSEAFESVLVSFNNVTVTDIAPDGQNNFGEFIIDDGSGGLRVDDESEQYEGNLGNEIELGSIGSIKGIHFYSFSEFKLAPRDNNDTDLVLGLSKHDVIRAGFSLKQNYPNPFNPITIINYDITNRNYTSLIVYNLLGKEVTTLISKKQNPGSYRVEWDATELPSGVYIYTLRSGDYIETKKMVLLK, encoded by the coding sequence ATGAGGTTTTTAAAACCACCACCAGTTCTAATAATGGTATTTTTTTTATTAACACATATTTCTCAGGCGCAAGATTATCCTTTGCAAACTATTGAGGAAATTCAATTTGTTCTCAACCCACAAACGGATGACCAATCTTTTTCGCTTGGTGATACAATTGAAGTGCGCGGGATTGTTATGAGTGATGTTCGAGGATTGGTACCAAACTCAAGTTGGTCTTGTTTTATTGTTGATCCAACCTTTCCTACCGATCCATGGCAAGGATTATTAATAGTCCAAAATGATACAACAGTCAGCGCAACCCAATTTGGAAATATTTCAGCGGGTATGATCTGCCGCTTCACAGGTATCGTTCAAGAAATAGAGACTGTAACACAACTTTCATTGTTAACCGATCCTGCAATCCAGGTAAGTATTGAGTCAGTTGGTGCTATTCTCCCTGTACCGATTGAACTCGGAACAGATGAGCTAACAAACAAAACAAACGGCGAACAATGGGAAGGACAATTAGTACATATAGCTGATGCTACAATTACAAATAATTCCGTTTCATCAAATCGTGCCATAATAGAAGATGATAGCGAGCTGCCAACTTTTATTGATGACCAGTTTCGTTTTTTTAACAGAATGTTTGAAAATGCTACTTATAACTGGCCGGCAAATGGTTCAACTGTTGAAGTAACCGGATTTGTTCAGGGATTAAGTGACGGCTACAGCGTGAATCCGCGTGATTTCAATGATTTTATTGCAATAAGTACAGCTCCGGTTATCAGTGATGTAATTCGGAATCCCCTGGTTCCAAATCCTGACAATAACGTTTTGGTAACAGCGACTATTACAGACAACAATTCTGTTGCCAGCGCCACCTTGCATTATAGTTTAGATTGGGGAGCATGGAATGTTGTTGCAATGAATTCCAACGAAAGTGAATGGAGTGCTGAGATACCGAAACAGGATGACGAAAGTTTTTTGCGCTATTTTGTTTCTGCCAAAGATAATGAAGATTTTGAAGCTCAATTTCCTGCAGACACTTCGAAAGCAACCGGAACTATTTTTCGGTATGTTATCCGTAAAAGTGGTCTGCCAATTGCCGATGTTCAAAACACTTATGGCTATGGAAATGATGTCTCCGGCTATAACACTTACAATATAATCCTCGAGGGTGTTGTAATGTCAGGACCGGAACATTTCGCAGGTTATTATATCCAGGATGCCGCAGCGGCTTGGTCAGGCATATTCGTGCGTGGCATTTCAACCACTTATCAAATTGGTGATTGGATAAAGGTCAGCGGTAAAGTAGAAGAAGACTTTGGTTTGACAAAAGTTTTAGCTTCCTCATCAGAGCTTATTACAGAAGGGTTTGGCGTTTTTGAACCCATGCCTCAAAAAACCGGCGATCTGGCTACCCATGGTGCGCTTTCTGAAGCTTTTGAATCGGTTCTCGTTTCTTTTAACAATGTTACTGTTACAGATATTGCGCCTGATGGACAAAACAATTTTGGTGAATTTATTATTGATGACGGCAGTGGTGGTTTGCGTGTCGATGATGAATCTGAGCAATATGAGGGCAATCTTGGCAATGAAATTGAACTTGGTTCAATCGGTTCAATAAAAGGAATCCATTTTTACAGTTTTAGTGAGTTCAAACTGGCTCCGCGTGATAACAATGATACGGATCTTGTTTTAGGTTTAAGTAAACATGATGTAATTCGAGCAGGGTTTTCATTGAAACAAAACTACCCCAACCCGTTTAACCCGATTACAATCATAAATTATGATATAACTAACAGGAATTATACAAGTTTAATAGTTTATAATTTATTGGGGAAAGAGGTAACAACTCTGATTTCAAAAAAACAAAACCCAGGCAGCTATCGAGTTGAGTGGGATGCTACAGAACTACCAAGTGGTGTTTATATTTATACACTGAGATCGGGGGATTATATTGAAACAAAAAAAATGGTTTTATTGAAGTAA
- the uvrB gene encoding excinuclease ABC subunit UvrB: protein MEKFKLVSPYKPQGDQPQAISELNDGLLRGDQYQTLLGVTGSGKTFTMANVIEKANRPTLIISHNKTLAAQLYGEFKSFFPQNAVEFFISYYDYYQPEAYIPTTDTFIEKDSSVNDEIDRLRLKATSSLLSRRDVIVVASVSCIYGIGSPSDYEDLLVTFKKGQIINRQDFLMKLVDIQYTRNDFEFQRGCFRVRGDIIDIFPAYEEFAYRLEFFGNEIERIQVLEPFTGKARHETDKAAIFPAKHFVTTDEKREIAQKQIKEELKIRLEHLRSEGKLLEAQRIEMRTNFDLEMMQEIGYCSGIENYSRHFSGRKPGQPPYTLLDFFPDDFLLFVDESHQSFPQVRAMYNGDRARKETLVAHGFRLPSALDNRPLKFNEFEQHINQVICVSATPSDYEMENSNGVFVEQVIRPTGLIDPEIDVRPIATQIDDLIGEVKLRAEKGERSLITTLTKRMAEDLADYLNAAGIKVRYMHSEIDALERVAILRELRLAEFDALVGINLLREGLDLPEVSLVAVLDADKEGFLRSYVSLMQTAGRAARNVGGQVIFYADKITDSMKATMDECSRRRQKQIEFNEANGITPQTILKSAEEIMRSTAVADVRKAQPVVSDVKIDYGKSLSNEEMIERLEKDMKTAAVNLEFEKAAALRDEIVRLKS from the coding sequence ATGGAAAAATTTAAACTTGTTTCGCCTTACAAACCGCAAGGTGACCAGCCTCAGGCTATTTCAGAATTGAACGATGGCTTGCTTCGCGGCGACCAATATCAAACCTTGCTTGGGGTTACAGGCAGCGGTAAAACTTTTACAATGGCCAACGTTATTGAAAAAGCAAACCGTCCAACATTGATCATCTCACATAATAAAACGCTGGCAGCCCAGTTATATGGAGAGTTTAAAAGTTTTTTTCCACAAAATGCCGTTGAGTTTTTTATTAGTTATTATGACTATTATCAACCAGAAGCCTATATCCCAACAACTGATACTTTTATAGAAAAAGATTCATCTGTTAATGATGAAATTGACCGTCTGCGGCTTAAGGCAACCAGCTCTTTGCTTTCACGGCGGGATGTGATTGTTGTTGCCAGTGTGAGCTGTATTTATGGAATTGGTTCGCCATCGGATTATGAGGATTTATTGGTCACTTTTAAGAAGGGCCAAATAATCAATCGCCAGGATTTTCTGATGAAACTTGTAGATATTCAATATACAAGAAATGATTTTGAATTTCAGCGCGGTTGCTTTCGTGTTCGTGGTGATATTATTGATATTTTTCCCGCTTATGAAGAATTTGCCTATCGTCTGGAATTTTTTGGAAATGAGATTGAACGCATCCAGGTATTGGAGCCGTTTACAGGAAAGGCCCGTCATGAAACAGATAAAGCCGCTATCTTTCCGGCCAAGCATTTTGTAACAACAGATGAAAAACGTGAAATCGCCCAAAAGCAAATCAAAGAAGAGTTAAAAATAAGATTGGAGCACCTGCGATCTGAAGGCAAATTGCTGGAAGCCCAGCGTATTGAAATGCGCACTAATTTTGACTTAGAGATGATGCAGGAAATTGGCTATTGCAGCGGCATTGAAAATTATTCACGACATTTTTCCGGACGAAAACCAGGGCAACCGCCTTATACGTTACTGGATTTCTTTCCTGATGATTTTTTATTATTTGTAGATGAATCCCACCAAAGTTTTCCACAGGTCAGGGCTATGTATAATGGCGATCGTGCTCGAAAGGAAACTCTTGTCGCACATGGTTTTCGACTACCGAGTGCACTCGATAACAGGCCTTTAAAGTTTAATGAATTTGAACAGCATATCAATCAAGTGATTTGTGTTTCGGCGACACCATCAGATTACGAGATGGAAAATAGCAATGGTGTTTTTGTGGAGCAGGTTATTCGCCCAACCGGATTGATTGACCCCGAAATAGATGTGAGGCCAATCGCCACACAAATTGATGATTTGATTGGTGAAGTAAAACTAAGAGCTGAGAAGGGCGAGCGGTCGCTTATAACCACTTTGACCAAGCGTATGGCAGAAGATTTGGCCGATTATCTCAATGCAGCTGGTATAAAGGTTCGCTACATGCACTCGGAAATTGATGCGCTGGAACGTGTTGCCATTTTGCGTGAATTGCGTCTGGCAGAGTTTGATGCATTGGTCGGAATTAATCTTTTACGTGAAGGTCTTGATTTACCGGAGGTTTCGTTGGTTGCCGTACTTGATGCAGACAAAGAGGGTTTCCTGCGTTCTTATGTTTCATTAATGCAAACGGCAGGCAGGGCAGCCCGAAACGTGGGCGGACAGGTAATTTTTTATGCTGATAAAATAACTGATTCGATGAAGGCAACCATGGATGAATGTAGCCGTCGTCGTCAAAAACAGATTGAATTTAACGAAGCAAATGGAATCACTCCGCAAACAATTTTGAAATCTGCAGAAGAAATTATGCGCAGTACAGCAGTTGCAGATGTGCGCAAAGCACAACCTGTTGTATCCGATGTGAAAATTGATTATGGGAAAAGTTTAAGTAATGAAGAAATGATTGAACGTCTCGAAAAAGACATGAAGACGGCTGCGGTAAACCTTGAGTTTGAAAAAGCTGCTGCTTTAAGAGATGAGATTGTTCGTTTGAAATCATAA
- a CDS encoding four helix bundle protein, protein MPKVYDLEERTFIFAKEVRLFVKQLPRSLANTEDSRQVIRSSGSVGANYREANESLSKKDFLMRMKISRKEAKESEYWLKLIYETNSLENEKEVSNLIQEASELKKIFSSIIEKSSNK, encoded by the coding sequence ATGCCTAAAGTATATGACCTTGAAGAGAGAACATTCATTTTTGCTAAAGAAGTAAGACTTTTTGTAAAACAATTACCAAGGTCTCTGGCGAATACGGAAGATAGTAGACAGGTAATCAGGTCATCAGGATCAGTTGGTGCAAACTATCGGGAGGCGAATGAATCACTGAGTAAAAAAGACTTTTTGATGAGAATGAAAATTAGTAGAAAAGAAGCTAAGGAAAGTGAATACTGGCTAAAACTAATTTATGAAACTAATAGTCTGGAAAATGAAAAAGAAGTTTCAAATTTGATTCAAGAAGCTTCTGAACTAAAAAAAATATTTTCTTCAATAATTGAAAAATCATCAAACAAGTAG
- the purD gene encoding phosphoribosylamine--glycine ligase, producing the protein MNILIIGSGGREHALAWKVKQSPLLEKLYCVPGNPGTAGIAENHDLDVSDFDTLIKFAKDNNIDLTIVGPENPLVDGIVDRFEEEGLLAFGPSKFAAQLEGSKSFSKDFMQANNIPTAEYATFTDSNLARDYILKNEKYPLVLKADGLAAGKGVLICQNENESMDALNQIMADKSFGSAGDKLVIEEFLDGDEVSIFVLCDGENYRILPPSQDHKKVGVGDTGKNTGGMGAYAPAPLATPELIQNVEKNVIQKTLLAMTKLGHPYRGLLYVGIIVVEGKPYVLEYNCRFGDPETQAVLPLVKSDLVPFFQACAKGSLGNLSLEIEDKCAVDVVLTSGGYPDAYDKGFKIVGLDQVVDEILTFHAGTKAENKNILTSGGRVLNLVALADTFEECIEKVYCEIEKISFQKMNFRRDIGFKVLRG; encoded by the coding sequence ATGAATATTCTAATAATCGGTTCAGGTGGGCGTGAGCATGCTCTAGCCTGGAAAGTAAAACAAAGCCCTTTACTGGAAAAATTGTATTGTGTTCCGGGTAATCCGGGTACAGCAGGTATTGCGGAAAATCATGATCTGGACGTTTCTGATTTTGATACCCTGATAAAATTTGCCAAAGACAATAATATTGATCTTACCATCGTCGGTCCTGAAAATCCTTTGGTAGATGGTATTGTCGATCGCTTTGAAGAGGAAGGTTTGTTAGCGTTTGGTCCATCTAAATTTGCAGCACAATTGGAAGGAAGCAAATCCTTTTCGAAAGATTTTATGCAGGCAAATAATATTCCAACGGCTGAATATGCAACCTTTACGGACTCAAATCTTGCCAGGGATTATATTTTAAAAAATGAAAAATACCCACTTGTTTTAAAGGCCGATGGGTTAGCTGCCGGAAAAGGTGTACTTATCTGCCAAAATGAAAATGAATCCATGGATGCCCTTAACCAAATTATGGCTGATAAATCATTTGGTTCAGCAGGGGATAAACTGGTTATTGAGGAGTTTCTGGATGGTGATGAGGTTTCTATTTTCGTTTTATGTGATGGTGAAAATTACCGCATTTTACCACCATCTCAAGATCATAAAAAAGTAGGTGTTGGAGATACAGGGAAAAATACTGGTGGCATGGGTGCCTATGCTCCGGCTCCTTTGGCAACGCCTGAACTAATCCAAAATGTTGAGAAAAATGTAATTCAAAAAACTTTGCTGGCAATGACAAAGCTTGGGCATCCTTATCGTGGGTTATTGTATGTCGGGATTATTGTAGTTGAGGGAAAACCCTATGTATTGGAATACAATTGCCGCTTTGGTGATCCTGAGACGCAGGCTGTTTTACCTTTGGTTAAAAGTGATTTGGTGCCATTTTTTCAGGCATGTGCAAAAGGTTCGCTGGGAAATTTGTCCCTTGAAATTGAAGATAAATGTGCAGTGGATGTTGTGCTTACATCGGGTGGCTATCCTGATGCTTATGATAAAGGGTTCAAAATAGTTGGCTTAGACCAGGTTGTAGATGAAATACTTACTTTTCATGCAGGGACAAAAGCAGAAAACAAGAATATATTAACATCTGGCGGAAGGGTGTTAAATCTCGTGGCGCTTGCTGATACTTTTGAAGAGTGTATTGAAAAAGTTTACTGTGAAATCGAAAAAATCAGTTTTCAAAAAATGAATTTTCGTCGGGATATTGGGTTTAAGGTTTTAAGAGGATAA
- a CDS encoding phosphatidate cytidylyltransferase: protein MKELLKRVAVAIVAIPLLVYLILQGGWYFFSLMTIIIIGGQVEFYNLARQKESLSQLAPGILLTVVMLIAVQTGVSNLIWAVAFATLVLIFGYEMFHNKSSAILNVSTTLAGVIYPGVFLAALLFLRNNAQQLGVSSAGGFVLTIFVSIWVCDTFAYFVGKSIGKHRLFERVSPKKSIEGAIGGLVGSIAVFLAVYYFEWYQISLELAVISGVVVGLFGQFGDLVESWFKRDAAIKDSSHLLPGHGGMLDRFDSLIFVSPIFMIIYLFWS, encoded by the coding sequence ATGAAAGAGCTTCTAAAACGTGTAGCTGTTGCGATTGTAGCAATCCCGCTTTTGGTGTACTTAATTCTTCAAGGCGGTTGGTATTTCTTCTCATTGATGACAATAATTATAATTGGCGGTCAGGTAGAATTTTACAATCTTGCCAGACAAAAAGAAAGTTTGTCTCAACTTGCACCCGGCATTTTGTTAACCGTGGTGATGTTAATTGCTGTTCAAACAGGTGTAAGCAATTTAATTTGGGCCGTGGCATTTGCAACATTGGTTTTAATCTTTGGCTACGAAATGTTCCACAATAAGTCATCTGCGATTTTAAATGTATCAACTACATTAGCCGGCGTCATTTATCCCGGTGTTTTTTTGGCAGCATTACTTTTTTTAAGAAACAATGCACAGCAATTAGGCGTCTCATCTGCCGGAGGATTTGTATTAACAATATTTGTCTCTATCTGGGTTTGTGATACATTTGCTTATTTTGTTGGGAAATCAATCGGAAAACATCGTCTATTTGAACGGGTTTCCCCAAAGAAAAGTATCGAAGGTGCAATTGGTGGTTTAGTTGGTTCTATTGCTGTCTTTTTAGCGGTCTACTATTTTGAATGGTATCAAATTTCTTTGGAACTGGCGGTTATAAGTGGCGTTGTTGTTGGTCTGTTTGGCCAGTTTGGTGATTTAGTGGAATCATGGTTTAAGCGAGATGCGGCTATCAAAGATTCATCACATTTGTTACCGGGGCATGGAGGAATGCTGGACAGGTTTGATAGCCTGATATTTGTTTCACCAATTTTTATGATTATTTATTTATTCTGGAGTTAA
- a CDS encoding response regulator, translating into MSLKNVLVVDDEEDLTWSIAKHLSKDKEHYNLHAVNSAADALALLKTISVELVISDIRMPEISGLDLLLKIRELYPSTKVIIMTAYGSSEIQEEANRRGCFKYIEKPFEINKLRQMILDTVKEKKGFEGRISDFQLSDLIQMNCLGRLTNAITVETMEKKGIIYFEDGNIIHSTVGDLDGEEAFYEIICWQGGSFAINKGAKADQETIMKGWQSLMLEGLRRNDEKRETEEVLDSDEIKKQQVDEIFSKFIETKGVHLLILFDKTGKPFVTKLNKQFEEKYDVDNIKEQIENLIKQEKKLSSLLNLSTKKEITIEYDEGLLKITWLAEAQDFLLLLADHTSNFGLLRIETKKYLKALNTSIN; encoded by the coding sequence TTGTCGCTTAAAAATGTACTTGTTGTTGATGATGAAGAAGATTTAACCTGGTCTATTGCAAAACATCTTTCCAAAGATAAGGAACATTATAACCTTCATGCTGTCAATTCTGCAGCAGATGCGCTTGCTTTATTAAAAACAATTAGTGTAGAACTGGTAATCTCAGATATTCGCATGCCGGAAATTTCCGGGCTGGACTTGCTACTCAAAATCCGAGAATTATATCCATCCACAAAAGTTATAATTATGACAGCTTACGGTTCTTCGGAAATACAAGAAGAAGCTAACCGGCGAGGTTGTTTTAAATATATCGAGAAACCTTTTGAAATAAATAAATTACGCCAGATGATCCTGGATACAGTTAAGGAGAAAAAAGGTTTTGAAGGCCGCATTTCAGATTTTCAGCTCAGTGATTTAATCCAGATGAATTGCCTTGGGCGGTTAACAAATGCTATTACTGTTGAAACGATGGAAAAGAAAGGAATAATCTACTTTGAAGATGGAAATATCATCCATTCAACGGTTGGTGATTTAGATGGAGAAGAAGCATTTTATGAAATTATCTGTTGGCAAGGCGGAAGTTTTGCCATAAATAAAGGCGCAAAGGCAGATCAGGAAACAATCATGAAAGGCTGGCAATCTTTGATGTTAGAAGGGTTGCGACGCAATGATGAAAAACGTGAAACTGAAGAAGTTTTGGATTCTGATGAAATAAAGAAACAGCAGGTAGATGAAATATTTTCAAAATTTATCGAGACAAAAGGTGTACACCTTCTTATTCTTTTTGATAAAACCGGCAAACCTTTTGTAACAAAACTAAATAAGCAATTTGAAGAAAAATATGATGTAGATAATATCAAAGAACAAATCGAAAACCTTATCAAACAAGAAAAGAAATTATCCTCTCTTTTAAACTTAAGCACCAAAAAAGAAATTACAATCGAATATGACGAAGGGCTTTTAAAAATTACCTGGTTGGCCGAAGCGCAGGATTTTCTACTTTTATTGGCCGATCACACCTCAAATTTTGGCCTGTTACGTATTGAAACGAAAAAATATCTCAAAGCTTTGAATACATCAATCAATTAA